Proteins found in one Chaetodon auriga isolate fChaAug3 chromosome 12, fChaAug3.hap1, whole genome shotgun sequence genomic segment:
- the dlg1b gene encoding discs large homolog 1-like protein isoform X18 has protein sequence MDCICIVTTKKYRHHDEDSSPQDQSSPQLTEEAGGAELVQVAEKNLSQIQNVHGYVTHAHISPMKANPPPVVVNTDSLDTPPYVNGTEADYEYEEITLERGNSGLGFSIAGGTDNPHIGEDPSIFITKVIPGGAAAQDGRLRVNDVILRVNEVDVRDVTHSRAVEALKEAGSLVRLYVRRRKPVSEKVMEIKLVKGPKGLGFSIAGGVGNQHIPGDNSIYVTKIIEGGAAHKDGRLQIGDKLLAVNSACLEEVTHEHAVTALKNTPDVVYLKVAKPNSVFMNDSFAPPDLTNSYSQHMENHISTPNFLGQSLPPPASSGRYSPTPKSMLGDDDVTREPRKVVLHRGATGLGFNIVGGEDGEGIFISFILAGGPADLCGELRKGDRLVSVNGVDLRNATHEQAAAALKNAGQTVTIIAHYRPEEYSRFEAKIHDLREQMMNSSISSGSGSLRTSQKRSLYVRALFDYDKTRDSGLPSQGLNFKFGDILHVVNASDDEWWQARQLTSQGEVEEVGVIPSKRRVEKKERARLKTVKFNAKSRDRGDNSDDMLSKGHKHVTSNASDSESSYRGQEEYVLSYEPVVQQEVNYTRPVIILGPMKDRINDDLISEFPDKFGSCVPHTTRPKRDYEVDGRDYHFVVSREQMEKDIQDHRFIEAGQYNNHLYGTSVQSVREVAEKGKHCILDVSGNAIKRLQLAQLHPIAIFIKPKSVENIMEMNKRLTEEQGRKTFDRATKLEQEFTEHFTAIVQGDTLEEIYEQVKQIIEEQSGPFIWVQSKEKL, from the exons GCCAACCCTCCCCCCGTGGTGGTCAACACAGACAGCCTGGACACGCCTCCATAC gtgaatgGGACGGAGGCCGATTATGAGTACGAGGAGATCACGCTGGAGAGG GGTAACTCGGGACTGGGCTTCAGCATCGCGGGCGGCACAGACAACCCCCACATCGGTGAAGACCCCAGCATCTTCATCACCAAAGTCATACCCGGAGGAGCGGCTGCCCAGGACGGACGGCTCAG GGTCAACGATGTCATCCTGAGAGTGAACGAGGTGGACGTTCGCGACGTGACCCACAGCCGAGCCGTGGAGGCTCTGAAGGAGGCCGGCTCCCTGGTGCGGCTCTACGTCCGCAGGAGGAAACCCGTCTCCGAGAAAGTGATGGAGATCAAGCTGGTGAAAGGACCCAAAG GTCTGGGCTTCAGTATAGCGGGCGGAGTGGGGAACCAGCACATCCCGGGCGACAACAGCATCTACGTCACCAAGATCATCGAAGGAGGAGCTGCACACAAAGACGGGAGGCTGCAGATCGGAGacaagctgctggct GTGAACAGTGCTTGTCTGGAGGAGGTGACCCACGAACACGCCGTCACTGCCTTGAAAAACACTCCTGACGTGGTCTACTTGAAAGTGGCTAAACCCAACAGTGTCTTCATGAACGACAGCTTCGCCCCGCCCGACCTCACCAACT CGTACTCCCAACACATGGAGAACCATATCAGCACCCCCAACTTCCTAGGCCAGTCCCTCCCCCCGCCGGCCTCCTCAGGACGCTACTCCCCGACCCCGAAGAGCATGCTGGGAGACGACGATGTCACCCG GGAGCCCAGGAAGGTGGTGCTGCACAGAGGAGCAACAGGACTGGGCTTCAACATTGTGGGCGGGGAGGATGGCGAGGGGatcttcatctccttcatcctggCTGGAGGACCAGCTGACCTCTGTGGAGAGCTGAGGAAAGGAGACAGACTCGTCTCT GTGAATGGGGTGGACCTCCGGAACGCCACCCACGAACAGGCCGCCGCCGCCCTGAAGAACGCCGGGCAGACGGTGACCATCATCGCCCACTACAGACCAGAGG AGTACAGCCGCTTCGAGGCCAAGATCCACGACCTGAGAGAGCAGATGatgaacagcagcatcagttcTGGGTCTGGATCTTTGCGGACGAGTCAGAAGAGGTCGCTATACGTCAG AGCTCTGTTCGACTACGATAAGACCAGAGACTCCGGGCTGCCCAGTCAGGGACTCAACTTCAAGTTTGGAGACATCCTCCACGTGGTGAACGCCTCCGACGACGAGTGGTGGCAGGCCAGACAGCTGACGTCccagggggaggtggaggaggtgggggtgatCCCCAGCAAGAGAAG GGTGGAGAAGAAGGAGCGAGCGAGATTAAAGACGGTGAAGTTTAACGCCAAGTCTCGAGACCGAGGG GACAACAGTGACGACATGCTGTCCAAAGGCCACA AACATGTGACCTCTAACGCCAGCGATAGTGAAAGTAGCTACC gtggaCAGGAGGAGTACGTCCTGTCGTATGAGCCCGTCGTTCAGCAGGAAG taaactacACCCGTCCCGTCATCATCCTCGGCCCCATGAAGGATCGGATCAACGACGACCTGATCTCAGAGTTCCCCGACAAATTTGGATCCTGCGTCCCCC atACGACCCGGCCAAAGCGAGACTACGAGGTGGACGGCAGAGATTATCACTTTGTGGTGTCCAGAGAGCAGATGGAGAAGGACATCCAGGACCACAGGTTCATCGAGGCGGGACAGTACAACAACCACCTGTACGGAACCAGCGTGCAGTCGGTCCGAGAGGTGGCCGAGAAG gGTAAACATTGTATCCTGGATGTGTCAGGGAACGCCATCAAGAGACTCCAGCTGGCTCAGCTCCATCCCATCGCCATCTTCATCAAACCCAAATCTGTGGAAAACATCAT GGAGATGAACAAGCGTCTGACGGAGGAGCAGGGCAGGAAAACCTTTGACAGAGCCACCAAGCTGGAGCAGGAGTTCACCGAGCATTTCACAG CCATCGTTCAGGGCGACACTCTGGAGGAGATCTACGAGCAGGTGAAGCAGATCATCGAGGAGCAGTCGGGTCCGTTCATCTGGGTTCAGTCCAAGGAGAAGTTATGA